A window from Triplophysa dalaica isolate WHDGS20190420 chromosome 3, ASM1584641v1, whole genome shotgun sequence encodes these proteins:
- the LOC130417884 gene encoding phospholipid scramblase 1-like — protein sequence MFVQAQPEGANVPPVNVPVTPVYTIGCHTNNDVYIAPPGYTPHQVPMTMPVIQRPPGCPPGLEYLTQVDQLLVQQKMEIMEVLTGWETNNQYLVKNSLGQQVFLAAEDSDFCTRMLCGPMRSFMLHIQDNTGQEVMTLSRPLNCSSCFFPCCLQELEVQTPPGSPIGYVIQIWHPYLPKFLIQNERKEPVLRIVGPFCDCKCCSDVNFEVMSLDETSVIGRISKQWTGFEAEAFTDADNFGLQFPMDLDVKIKAVILGACFLIDFMYFEHNQRQE from the exons ATGTTTGTCCAAG CTCAGCCAGAAGGTGCAAATGTGCCACCTGTCAATGTGCCTGTGACACCAG TATATACCATTGGATGTCATACAAACAATGACGTTTACATCGCACCACCTG GTTATACACCACATCAGGTACCAATGACAATGCCAGTCATACAAAGACCTCCTGGTTGCCCACCAGGGCTGGAGTACCTGACCCAG GTGGACCAGCTTCTGGTAcaacaaaaaatggaaataatggAAG TTCTTACAGGATGGGAGACCAATAATCAATATTTGGTAAAAAACAGTTTAGGGCAACAGGTATTCTTAGCGGCAGAGGATAGCGACTTTTGTACACGTATGTTGTGTGGACCAATGCGCTCCTTCATGCTTCATATCCAAGATAACACGGGACAGGAAGTCATGACTTTATCACGCCCCCTTAACTGCAGCAGCTGTTTCTTTCCTTGTTGCCTGCAAGAG CTTGAGGTTCAGACCCCTCCTGGCAGCCCTATTGGTTATGTAATCCAAATCTGGCATCCTTACCTGCCAAAGTTTCTCATTCAGAATGAGAGAAAAGAACCAGTTCTGAGGATTGTGGGGCCATTCTGTGACTGCAAATGTTGTTCTGACGTTAATTTTGAG GTGATGTCCCTGGATGAGACTTCAGTGATTGGTCGAATTAGCAAACAGTGGACGGGGTTTGAGGCCGAAGCATTTACTGATGCAGACAACTTTGGCCTTCAATTTCCAATGGATTTGGATGTGAAAATAAAGGCAGTTATATTAGGGGCCTGCTTTCTTATT GATTTCATGTATTTTGAGCACAACCAAAGGCAAGAATAA